Proteins encoded by one window of Anas platyrhynchos isolate ZD024472 breed Pekin duck chromosome 14, IASCAAS_PekinDuck_T2T, whole genome shotgun sequence:
- the LOC139998672 gene encoding protocadherin gamma-A12-like, which translates to MCAAREGRWGRRQRALLCYVLVAAWEAAWGQLRYSVPEELPKGSFVGDVAKDLALQLGALHERGARVVSADRTQYFALHANSGHLVTAERLDREQLCEGVQRCVLRCEVIVEGEMKVYEIEVEITDINDNVPSFREAEKELRMSEMTAPGSRFSLSKARDPDVGVNSLQSYELSGDEHFSLSVQAGADGEKRPELVLAKALDREEAAFHELVLRASDGGEPVRTGTARIRVSVLDANDNAPVFSQAVYAVRVPEDVPVGSTLLTLTATDADEGLNANVKYSFKEISTKASKVIDLDPERGSIKLLRSLDFEEGDSYEMEVQAHDHGELFDTATVSISVSDVNDNAPEISVRSALSEISEDAPPGTVVALLHVQDRDSGANGEVRCSLVGDVPFRLRSSVGSYYSVVTARELDREEVSEYNVTVWASDGGSPSLRSSAVLALRVLDVNDNAPVFAEARYSARLPENNAEGALVLTVRAWDADWGQNARVSYRLAEGRVRGAPLSSYVSVQAETGALYALRSFDYEEVREVGLCVRAEDGGAPALSSNVSVRLLIVDENDNAPQVLYPPPSSSAGAGWTGVELAPRSAEPGALVAKVVAVDADAGQNAWLSYELARATEPGLFRVGLHSGEVRTARSPLARDAPRHSLVVVVKDQGRPALSATATLTVVLAESVAELLSELGSAAAPAEPGGSLTRWLVLAVAAVSCLFVAFLLLLLALRLRRWRRSQLLPPASGALRGVPASHFVGIDGFRAFLHSYSHEVSLTADSRKSQRRWAADSCCNTLPARPPPDKAAPLLGEDAAGARGAPPDALPVSQSLRTPRRPPSRRLPPFLLLAFPSPLSFPLKCS; encoded by the coding sequence ATGTGCGCTGCGAGAGAAGGGCGCTGGGGCCGGAGGCAGCGAGCGCTGCTGTGCTACGTGTTGGTGGCGGCGTGGGAGGCGGCGTGGGGACAGCTGCGCTACTCGGTGCCCGAGGAGCTGCCCAAGGGCTCTTTCGTGGGCGATGTGGCCAAGGACCTAGCGCTACAGCTGGGGGCGCTCCACGAACGCGGCGCCCGAGTGGTGTCAGCAGATAGGACGCAGTATTTCGCTCTGCATGCGAACAGCGGCCACCTGGTGACGGCGGAGAGGCTGGATAGAGAGCAGCTGTGCGAGGGCGTGCAGCGATGCGTGCTGCGCTGTGAGGTGATCGTGGAGGGCGAGATGAAAGTTTACGAGATCGAAGTGGAAATCACGGACATTAACGACAACGTGCCTAGCTTCCGAGAGGCTGAAAAAGAACTGAGAATGAGCGAGATGACAGCTCCCGGGTCCCGGTTTTCTCTCTCTAAGGCTCGCGACCCGGACGTGGGAGTGAATTCCCTGCAGAGCTACGAGCTGAGCGGCGACGAGCACTTCTCGCTGTCCGTGCAGGCGGGAGCCGACGGCGAGAAGCGTCCCGAGCTGGTGCTGGCCAAGGCGCTGGACCGGGAGGAGGCGGCGTTTCACGAGCTGGTGCTGAGGGCGAGCGACGGCGGCGAGCCGGTACGGACGGGCACGGCGCGCATCCGCGTGTCTGTGCTGGACGCCAACGACAACGCGCCCGTGTTCAGCCAGGCGGTGTACGCTGTGCGCGTGCCCGAGGACGTGCCCGTGGGCTCCACCTTGCTCACCCTCACGGCCACCGACGCCGACGAGGGACTCAATGCCAACGTGAAATACTCCTTTAAAGAAATTTCCACGAAGGCTTCGAAGGTAATTGACCTGGATCCCGAGAGGGGATCGATCAAGCTGTTGAGGAGCCTGGACTTCGAGGAAGGCGACTCCTACGAAATGGAGGTCCAGGCACACGATCACGGAGAGCTTTTCGACACGGCCACGGTCTCGATTTCGGTGAGCGACGTGAACGACAACGCGCCCGAGATTTCGGTGCGGTCGGCGCTGAGCGAGATCTCGGAGGACGCGCCGCCGGGGACGGTGGTGGCCCTGCTGCACGTGCAGGACCGCGACTCGGGCGCCAACGGCGAGGTGCGGTGCTCGCTGGTCGGCGACGTGCCGTTCCGTCTGCGGAGCTCGGTGGGCAGCTACTACAGCGTGGTGACGGCGCGGGAGCTGGACCGGGAGGAGGTGTCGGAGTACAACGTGACGGTGTGGGCGTCGGACGGCGGGTCGCCGTCGCTGCGGAGCAGCGCGGTGCTGGCGCTGCGCGTGCTGGACGTGAACGACAACGCGCCGGTGTTCGCGGAGGCGCGCTACAGCGCCCGTCTGCCCGAGAACAACGCCGAGGGCGCGCTGGTGCTGACGGTGCGGGCGTGGGACGCGGACTGGGGGCAGAACGCGCGCGTGAGCTACCGGCTGGCGGAGGGGCGCGTGCGGGGCGCGCCGCTGTCGTCCTACGTGTCGGTGCAGGCGGAGACGGGCGCGCTGTACGCGCTGCGCTCGTTCGACTACGAGGAGGTGCGCGAGGTGGGGCTGTGCGTGCGGGCGGAGGACGGCGGCGCGCCGGCGCTGAGCAGCAACGTGTCGGTGCGGCTGCTGATCGTGGACGAGAACGACAACGCGCCGCAGGTGCTGTACCCGCCGCCGTCGTCGTCGGCGGGAGCGGGCTGGACGGGCGTGGAGCTGGCGCCGCGCTCGGCGGAGCCCGGCGCGCTGGTGGCCAAGGTGGTGGCGGTGGATGCGGACGCGGGGCAGAACGCGTGGCTGTCCTACGAGCTGGCCAGGGCGACGGAGCCGGGGCTGTTCCGCGTGGGGCTGCACAGCGGCGAGGTGCGCACGGCGCGCTCGCCGCTGGCCCGCGACGCGCCCAGGCAcagcctggtggtggtggtgaaggaCCAGGGCCGGCCGGCGCTGTCGGCCACGGCCACGCTGACGGTGGTGCTGGCCGAGAGCGTGGCCGAGCTGCTGTCGGAGCTGGGCAGCGCGGCGGCGCCGGCCGAGCCCGGCGGCAGCCTGACGCGCTGGCTGGTGCTGGCCGTGGCGGCCGTGTCGTGCCTCTTCGtcgccttcctgctgctgctgctggcgctgcGCCTGCGGCGCTGGCGCCGCTCGCAGCTGCTGCCGCCGGCCAGCGGCGCCTTGCGCGGCGTGCCGGCCTCGCACTTCGTGGGCATCGACGGCTTCCGCGCCTTCCTGCACTCCTACTCGCACGAGGTGTCGCTCACGGCCGACTCGCGCAAGAGCCAGCGGCGCTGGGCGGCCGACAGCTGCTGCAACACGCTCCCGGCGCGGCCGCCGCCCGACAAGGCCGCGCCGCTGCTCGGGGAAGACGCTGCCGGCGCCCGCGGCGCACCGCCCGACGCCCTCCCGGTGAGTCAGTCGCTCCGGACACCCCGACGCCCTCCGTCTCGGCGCTTGCCTCCCTTCCTGCTCCTTGCCTTTCCTTCCCCACTGTCGTTCCCCTTAAAATGTTCCTGA